In a single window of the Gossypium hirsutum isolate 1008001.06 chromosome A13, Gossypium_hirsutum_v2.1, whole genome shotgun sequence genome:
- the LOC121212319 gene encoding probable serine/threonine-protein kinase At1g09600, translated as MGCLCSKGAKDNNINEKHLNKRKNKAAVQLVAPSSTQQDILEGGNDGDKQSFVPKQLGDGDQPDAAGWPSWLASVAGDAVKGWQPRRSDSFEKLEKMHM; from the exons ATGGGCTGCCTTTGCTCAAAAGGAGCCAAAGATAACAACATTAACGAGAAACACttgaacaaaagaaaaaacaaggCAGCAGTGCAATTGGTTGCTCCTTCATCCACACAACAAGACATTTTAGAAGGTGGCAATGATGGAGACAAGCAATCATTTGTTCCAAAGCAGCTCGGTGATGGTGATCAACCAGATGCTGCTGGATGGCCATCATGGTTAGCTTCAGTTGCAGGAGATGCTGTTAAAGGATGGCAGCCTCGGCGGTCTGACTCTTTTGAGAAGTTAGAAAAA ATGCATATGtga
- the LOC107894342 gene encoding probable serine/threonine-protein kinase At1g09600 yields MKKVRFINMDPESVRFMAREINILRKLDHPNVMKLEGIVTSRMSRSLYLVFEYIEHDLAGLAATPGIDFIEAQIKCYMQQLFRGLEHCHSRGVLHRDIKGANLLIDDNGVLKIADFGLATFFQPDLKQPLTSRVVTLWYRAPELLLGATEYGVAIDLWSSGCILAELFAGKPIMPGRTEVEQMHKIFKLCGSPSEEYWQKTELPHASSFKPQKPYKCRIAATFKNFPQSALSLVDKLLAMEPENRGSVASALRAQFFTTEPLPCDPASLPKYPPSKELDIKRRDDEARRKKAEAVKGRRPKSVRRRSRDFKEVPTPEGSDTNADSTRNRGSFRAQMSQAANTSREKRDKASNEDPASGYAPRKTKIQYSGPMVPPGGNIEDILKEHVRQIQQVIRKARLDK; encoded by the exons ATGAAGAAGGTCCGGTTCATTAATATGGATCCGGAGAGTGTTCGTTTCATGGCTAGGGAAATCAATATTTTGCGGAAACTTGACCATCCAAATGTTATGAAGCTCGAAGGTATAGTCACTTCTCGGATGTCACGCAGTTTGTATCTTGTTTTCGAGTACATAGAGCATGACCTTGCAGGGCTTGCAGCAACTCCTGGCATAGACTTCATTGAAGCACAG ATTAAATGTTACATGCAACAATTATTTCGTGGCCTCGAACACTGCCATAGCCGGGGTGTCCTGCACAGAGACATCAAGGGAGCAAATCTGCTGATTGACGATAATGGAGTTCTTAAGATAGCAGATTTTGGTTTGGCTACATTTTTCCAGCCTGATCTTAAGCAACCACTAACAAGTCGTGTAGTAACTCTTTGGTACAGGGCACCTGAGCTTTTGCTTGGTGCCACTGAATATGGAGTTGCTATAGATTTGTGGAGTTCTGGTTGCATACTTGCTGAGTTATTTGCTGGGAAGCCTATTATGCCTGGAAGAACAGAG GTAGAGCAAATGCACAAGATATTTAAGCTGTGTGGTTCACCCTCAGAGGAGTACTGGCAGAAAACAGAGCTACCACATGCATCAAGTTTCAAACCCCAAAAACCTTACAAATGTCGTATTGCTGCCACTTTCAAAAACTTCCCTCAATCTGCCTTGTCTCTTGTTGATAAACTCCTAGCAATGGAACCCGAAAATCGAGGCTCCGTTGCTTCTGCACTTAGAGCTCAGTTCTTTACAACAGAACCTTTACCTTGTGATCCAGCAAGTTTGCCTAAGTACCCTCCCAGCAAAGAACTAGATATCAAACGTCGAGATGATGAAGCAAGAAG GAAAAAAGCAGAGGCTGTAAAGGGGAGAAGGCCTAAATCTGTTAGAAGACGTTCAAGAGATTTTAAGGAAGTGCCTACACCAGAAGGATCAGATACTAATGCAGATTCTACAAGAAACCGTGGCAGCTTCAGAGCACAAATGTCTCAGGCAGCTAATACTTCCCGTGAGAAACGTGATAAAGCATCCAACGAAGATCCTGCATCG GGTTATGCTCCAAGGAAGACGAAGATCCAATACTCAGGACCAATGGTGCCTCCTGGAGGAAACATTGAGGATATACTTAAAGAACACGTGAGGCAAATCCAGCAGGTCATACGGAAAGCACGTCTTGACAAGTGA
- the LOC107895061 gene encoding uncharacterized protein: protein MEGGIATKSGFFLFLLLLLQNLLVMASKFLPSRLPLPLNSPRFHRLPSTNKTMIPIASFSSSSPSASSVDNSVRKQEEEEEEELQEKVAQALTFHHQTKHGFANYARGPRGLDWANQPNPFRRYISAPLLPLLHFPTNKPIVAVTDDAPFYSSLFHSLPPPKPISHSTISQLFFDSLAVSAWKTTGFSTWSLRVNPSSGNLHPTEAYLIAPPIQSISDSPFVAHYAPKEHSLELRATIPSGFFPDFFPDNSFLIGISSIFWREAWKYGERAFRYCNHDVGHAIGAIAMAAATLGWDVKLLDGFGYKDLEKLMGLQFFPDFKIPSRPIKGKFPEIEFEHPDCLILVFPNGSNPFDVNYKELSSVVNEFTNLEWKGRPNSLSKEHICWDIIYRTAEAVKKPLTIQKGEFLVDQFKSSGICSENSYKGFTIREVVRKRRSAVDMDGVTVMDRQTFYQILLHCLPSGKGEKHRRQSTLPFRALSWDAEVHAAIFVHRVIGLPKGWYFLVRNEDHLEELKMATRSEFKWEKPEGCPDDLPLYKLASSDCRELAKRLSCHQDIASDGCFSLGMVAHFEPTLVEKGAWMYPRLFWETGVLGQVLYLEAHAVGISATGIGCFFDDPVHELLGFRGSKFQSLYHFTVGGPVLDKRIMSLPAYPGPSIDA from the exons ATGGAGGGAGGCATTGCTACAAAATCTGGATTTTTCTTGTTTCTACTACTATTATTACAAAATCTGTTAGTTATGGCGTCAAAATTCCTTCCTTCAAGACTTCCTTTGCCGCTCAACTCTCCACGTTTCCACCGTCTTCCTTCAACCAACAAAACAATGATCCCAATCgcctctttctcttcttcttccccTTCAGCGTCATCTGTAGACAACTCCGTTagaaaacaagaagaagaagaagaagaagagctgCAAGAAAAGGTAGCTCAAGCCCTCACATTCCATCATCAAACGAAGCATGGTTTCGCCAACTATGCCAGAGGACCGCGTGGCCTGGACTGGGCCAATCAGCCTAACCCTTTCCGTCGCTACATCTCTGCTCCTCTGCTTCCTCTCCTCCACTTTCCCACTAACAAACCAATAGTTGCGGTGACAGATGATGCTCCTTTTTATTCATCTCTCTTCCATTCTCTTCCTCCTCCTAAACCCATCTCCCATTCCACTATCTCCCAACTCTTTTTCGATTCTTTGGCTGTTTCAGCTTGGAAAACCACCGGGTTTTCCACTTGGTCCCTTCGGGTTAACCCCAGCAGCGGCAATCTGCATCCCACCGAGGCTTACCTTATTGCCCCTCCTATTCAATCAATCTCTGATTCTCCTTTTGTAGCCCATTATGCTCCCAAAGAACACTCTCTCGAGCTTCGTGCCACAATCCCATCTGGGTTTTTCCCCGACTTCTTTCCCGATAATTCATTTCTCATTGGAATTTCTTCTATTTTCTGGCGAGAAGCATGGAAATACGGAGAACGTGCGTTTCGTTACTGCAATCACGATGTGGGTCATGCAATTGGAGCTATTGCAATGGCTGCCGCAACGCTTGGCTGGGACGTCAAGCTTCTAGATGGGTTTGGATACAAGGATTTGGAGAAGCTAATGGGGCTTCAGTTTTTCCCGGACTTTAAAATCCCATCAAGACCAATCAAAGGTAAGTTTCCTGAGATTGAATTTGAGCACCCGGATTGTTTGATTCTTGTTTTTCCTAACGGGAGTAATCCATTCGATGTGAACTATAAGGAATTGAGTTCCGTAGTAAATGAGTTTACGAATTTGGAGTGGAAAGGGAGGCCAAATTCGCTTAGCAAGGAACATATTTGTTGGGACATAATTTATAGGACAGCCGAGGCAGTTAAAAAGCCATTGACGATTCAAAAGGGTGAATTTCTAGTTGATCAATTTAAAAGCAGTGGAATTTGTAGTGAAAACTCTTACAAGGGTTTTACAATTAGGGAAGTTGTTAGGAAAAGGAGGAGTGCAGTTGATATGGATGGAGTAACTGTAATGGATAGGCAAACATTTTATCAGATTTTGTTGCATTGCCTTCCATCAGGGAAGGGGGAGAAGCATAGAAGACAATCAACATTGCCATTTCGGGCTCTCTCTTGGGATGCGGAGGTTCATGCTGCTATATTTGTTCATAGAGTGATAGGTTTGCCCAAGGGATGGTATTTCTTGGTAAGAAATGAGGATCATTTAGAGGAGCTTAAGATGGCTACCAGGTCTGAGTTTAAGTGGGAGAAACCAGAGGGATGCCCTGATGATCTACCTTTGTACAAACTGGCAAGTAGTGACTGTCGAGAGCTTGCCAAGCGCCTTTCATGCCATCAG GATATTGCTAGCGATGGCTGCTTCAGCCTTGGAATGGTGGCTCATTTTGAACCTACCTTAGTTGAGAAGGGTGCCTGGATGTATCCTAGATTGTTTTGGGAAACTGGAGTTCTTGGCCAGGTGCTGTACCTTGAAGCACATGCTGTTGGCATATCTGCAACTGGAATTGGTTGCTTCTTTGATGATCCTG TGCATGAACTTCTTGGGTTTAGAGGATCAAAGTTTCAGAGTCTGTATCATTTCACTGTTGGAGGCCCTGTGTTGGACAAGCGGATTATGAGCCTGCCAGCATATCCGGGGCCTAGCATTGATGCATGA
- the LOC107895062 gene encoding uncharacterized protein At2g29880 isoform X3: MSGFSQSSVSSQSSRGTKRKWVPKEYAALLACMVDLHNPGTFNADTRFKAGSLNELEKMLEKVLPNAMLKAKPNLESRIRTLKRDWSIVYDMLSGKNNSGFGWDEHRQLVVVEDAVWNSYINSHNEAAQFRHRSFPYYNQLIAIYAKDRATRKDAQRAADIIEEINAEDVAATNTHEERNDFHGSEADVSLDDMDLSATQPQPEPQPAKNQGDSAFSKKKKKISDASDFSTSFNDAAALLVESIRTVGLKISKSILRSGNSTKVRNDHSRKCSEIISNIM, from the exons ATGTCAGGTTTTTCCCAATCAAGTGTTTCTTCCCAAagttctcgaggaaccaaaaggaaatgggttccaAAAGAATATGCTGCGTTGCTTGCTTGTATGGTCGACTTACACAATCCTGGAACCTTTAATGCGGATACGAGATTCAAAGCCGGCTCtttaaatgagttagaaaaaatgttagaaaaagttttaccGAATGCCatgttgaaggctaaacctaatcttgaatcgaggattaggacATTGAAAAGGGATTGGTCAATCGTTTATGACATGCTTAGTGGAAAAAACAATAGCGGCTTTGGTTGGGATGAGCATAGGCAGCTTGTTGTTGTTGAAGATGCGGTGTGGAACTCATatataaat agtcataaTGAAGCAGCTCAATTCAGACATCGGAGTTTCCCTTATTATAACCAACTTATTGCCATCTACGCAAAAGATCGAGCCACTAGAAAAGATGCTCAAAGAGCTGctgatattattgaagaaataaatgctgaGGATGTAGCTGCTACAAATACTCATGAAGAAAGAAACGATTTCCATGGATCCGAAGCTGATgtttctttggatgacatggatctTTCAGCTACACAACCGCAACCAGAACCACAACCAGCTAAAAACCAAGGTGATTCTgcattttcaaagaagaaaaaaaagatttctgATGCAAGTGATTTTTCTACTTCATTTAATGATGCTGCCGCTTTATTGGTGGAAAGTATACGGACCGTTGGCCTTAAAATTAGTAAGAGTATCCTCCGAAGTGGTAATTCAACAAAAGTCAGAAATGACCATTCAAGAAAGTGCTCTGAAATTATATCCAACATTATGTGA